A portion of the Streptococcus urinalis 2285-97 genome contains these proteins:
- the holA gene encoding DNA polymerase III subunit delta → MIAIEEMNKLSKKNLDLVTVISGEDLGQYSQLKETFLKQIAFSSEDLSYSYFDMSETEYADIEMDLLSLPFFEEQKIIILDLFYDLTTDKRHFLGESELKRFEAYLEKPLESNRVVIFAPGKLDGKRRIVKLLKRDASLYEANPLKDGELKQYFQKVIKDKGMIFEDDAFEKLLVKSNFQFNDISKNILFLESFVGQKRISHSDIDEAVPKNLHDNLFDLSQFIVNGKVDEANQLVSDLRLQNEDDIKLISIMTGQFRLYLQVQILKNKGKTQQQMVSELSEYFGRKVNPYQIKYALRDSNNLSISFLKSAIIHLIKIDFDIKKGVYEKQYLFDITMLKIATLAKNEKVY, encoded by the coding sequence ATGATTGCAATAGAAGAAATGAATAAATTGTCTAAAAAAAATTTAGATTTAGTAACAGTAATTTCGGGTGAGGATTTAGGACAATACAGTCAACTAAAAGAAACTTTTCTAAAACAAATCGCATTTAGTAGTGAAGATCTATCATATTCTTATTTTGATATGTCAGAAACTGAGTATGCTGATATTGAGATGGACTTGTTAAGTTTACCTTTCTTTGAAGAGCAAAAAATAATTATATTAGATTTATTTTATGATTTAACAACCGATAAAAGACATTTTCTTGGTGAATCTGAGCTGAAACGTTTTGAGGCATATTTGGAAAAACCTTTGGAATCAAATAGGGTAGTCATTTTTGCACCAGGAAAACTTGATGGAAAACGACGTATTGTTAAATTATTAAAAAGGGATGCAAGTCTCTATGAAGCTAATCCCTTAAAAGATGGAGAATTAAAACAGTACTTTCAAAAAGTGATTAAAGATAAAGGAATGATATTTGAAGATGATGCTTTTGAAAAATTATTAGTCAAATCAAATTTTCAGTTTAATGATATTTCTAAAAATATTTTATTTTTAGAATCATTTGTTGGTCAAAAAAGAATAAGCCATTCAGATATTGACGAAGCAGTTCCTAAAAATTTACATGATAATTTATTTGATCTTAGTCAGTTCATTGTAAATGGAAAAGTTGATGAAGCAAATCAATTGGTTTCAGATTTAAGATTACAAAATGAAGATGATATCAAATTGATTTCTATTATGACTGGTCAATTTCGATTATATTTGCAAGTACAAATATTAAAAAATAAAGGAAAAACTCAACAACAAATGGTAAGTGAGCTTTCAGAATACTTTGGTAGAAAAGTTAATCCTTATCAAATAAAATATGCACTTAGAGATTCTAACAACTTGAGTATTTCATTTTTAAAATCAGCAATTATTCATTTAATAAAAATAGACTTTGACATCAAAAAAGGTGTCTACGAGAAACAATATCTTTTTGATATTACAATGTTAAAAATTGCAACCTTAGCAAAAAATGAGAAAGTTTATTAA
- the sodA gene encoding superoxide dismutase SodA, protein MAITLPELPYAYDALEPQIDAETMTLHHDKHHATYVSNANAALEKHPEIGEDLESLLADVESIPSDIRQAVINNGGGHLNHALFWELLSPEKTEITEDVSKAIDEAFGSFDDFKEKFTAAATTRFGSGWAWLVVNKEGKLDIISTANQDSPLLQGLKPILALDVWEHAYYLNYRNVRPNYIKAFFEIINWNKVAELYKSAIA, encoded by the coding sequence ATGGCTATTACTTTACCAGAACTTCCATATGCATATGATGCATTAGAACCACAAATTGATGCAGAAACAATGACATTGCATCATGATAAACATCATGCAACTTATGTTTCAAATGCAAATGCAGCACTTGAAAAACATCCAGAAATTGGAGAAGACTTAGAAAGCTTATTAGCAGATGTTGAGTCAATTCCATCAGATATTCGCCAAGCTGTTATTAATAATGGTGGTGGTCACCTTAATCATGCTTTATTCTGGGAATTACTTTCACCAGAAAAAACAGAAATTACTGAAGATGTTTCTAAAGCTATTGATGAAGCTTTTGGTTCATTTGATGACTTTAAAGAAAAATTTACTGCAGCTGCTACAACTCGTTTCGGTTCAGGATGGGCATGGCTTGTAGTTAACAAAGAAGGTAAATTAGACATTATTTCAACAGCAAACCAAGATTCTCCGTTGCTGCAAGGATTAAAACCAATTTTGGCACTCGATGTTTGGGAACATGCTTACTATTTGAATTATCGTAATGTCCGTCCAAATTATATCAAAGCTTTCTTTGAAATTATTAATTGGAATAAAGTTGCAGAACTTTACAAATCAGCAATTGCTTAA
- a CDS encoding serine hydrolase, whose product MQKSRKKLILGILVCFILGILIFFLFALMSQFVSKQDIKNNTEINTKQKVDNKYQGQKANRKIFKKTKAEKEAVIQADLDRMNALGLYYDYANLSLEDTVKAYLYEFGIDHSQIAFSYENIETGQTASTNDTEAMTAGSTYKLPLNMLVVDEVARGNLNLTDRYDITNTNYENLDEHNAYMAQFDGMMSIPDMQEYSLVYSENTPAYALGDRLGGMDKAYKKLGRYGKSKADIKTIQRQGNKTTSDYYIQVLNYLWKHKKKYKDILYYIGESFPGEYYKTYLPDITIYQKPGYVREALNIDAIVMEKTPYLIALYTRNLGGSDENTEEINIAGYNQLVALTYVINEWHRVNQNKV is encoded by the coding sequence GTGCAGAAAAGTCGTAAAAAGTTAATTTTAGGAATCTTAGTGTGTTTTATTTTAGGAATTCTTATCTTTTTTCTTTTTGCACTAATGAGTCAGTTTGTTAGTAAACAAGATATAAAAAATAATACAGAAATAAATACCAAACAAAAGGTTGATAATAAATATCAAGGACAAAAAGCAAATCGTAAAATCTTTAAAAAAACAAAGGCTGAAAAAGAAGCTGTAATTCAAGCAGACTTGGATCGTATGAATGCTTTAGGTCTTTATTATGATTATGCTAATCTATCATTAGAAGATACAGTGAAAGCTTATTTATATGAGTTCGGAATTGACCATAGTCAAATTGCTTTCTCTTATGAGAATATAGAGACTGGTCAGACTGCTTCAACGAATGATACAGAAGCAATGACTGCTGGAAGTACTTATAAATTGCCACTGAATATGCTAGTCGTTGATGAAGTAGCGAGGGGAAATTTAAATCTAACCGATCGTTATGATATTACAAACACTAATTATGAAAATTTAGATGAACATAATGCTTACATGGCGCAATTTGACGGGATGATGTCAATACCTGATATGCAAGAATATTCACTTGTATACTCCGAAAATACTCCAGCGTATGCTTTAGGAGACCGATTAGGTGGTATGGATAAAGCCTATAAAAAATTAGGCCGTTATGGTAAGTCAAAGGCAGATATTAAGACAATTCAAAGACAAGGAAATAAAACCACTAGTGATTACTACATTCAAGTTTTAAATTATTTGTGGAAACATAAGAAAAAGTATAAAGATATTCTTTATTATATAGGCGAGTCATTTCCAGGAGAGTATTATAAGACTTATTTACCTGATATAACTATCTATCAAAAACCAGGTTATGTAAGAGAAGCTTTAAATATTGATGCTATTGTAATGGAAAAAACGCCATATTTAATCGCACTGTACACTAGGAATTTAGGTGGCTCAGATGAAAATACTGAAGAGATTAATATTGCAGGTTACAATCAACTTGTAGCTCTAACTTATGTTATCAATGAATGGCATCGAGTTAACCAAAATAAAGTATAA
- a CDS encoding DUF3114 domain-containing protein, whose product MKKFISTLCKTLLFLLFLAFFIFCTLSEKQRLVDQKKAKPYTDLIQVINHKDSGFKSLNLIEKLTVEKEIKNDIKKLYNDGWSYQAIKIGYLNDYKVNNKSHNQLLLSNIHQIGSDRFQKMWAVLPEVKQPLEAQKRLHLILNYAGFTKDLDDKNSHPKQLLNHFSDRLDPANTFWDQIASLVQMSYLDNDFVHYSIFNQKIHQFRYVISLQQEKWIRKHFKKKSNTDADALASYLATLTPDDYDLYQSSRLHNKIGQLTTSTGVLKPIYSDNIPQNNYKILIHFHTEFILDSTGHFVMALDDEVENRNNLINSASFNYANQNDDLHKSLDMDPVNIYDPLLIKNAIIDHNIAFIAPSLLEQKDKTNPVYSRNGKSSKQLTRKAIKKFKKLLKHYQKQLRRKQTISQRKTD is encoded by the coding sequence ATGAAGAAATTTATTTCAACCCTCTGTAAAACTCTTCTATTTCTCCTCTTTTTAGCTTTTTTCATTTTTTGTACTCTTTCTGAGAAACAAAGACTAGTTGATCAAAAAAAAGCAAAGCCCTATACTGATCTCATTCAAGTTATTAATCATAAAGATTCTGGCTTTAAATCATTAAACCTCATTGAAAAGTTGACCGTTGAAAAGGAAATCAAAAACGATATCAAAAAGCTATACAATGATGGTTGGTCGTATCAAGCTATCAAGATAGGCTATTTAAATGATTATAAAGTAAATAATAAAAGTCATAATCAACTTCTACTCTCCAATATTCATCAAATAGGCTCTGACCGATTTCAAAAAATGTGGGCAGTACTACCAGAAGTCAAACAACCTTTAGAAGCTCAAAAAAGATTACATTTAATTCTAAACTATGCTGGTTTCACAAAAGACTTGGACGACAAAAATAGTCATCCCAAACAGTTACTAAATCATTTTAGTGACCGCTTAGATCCAGCCAATACCTTTTGGGATCAAATTGCTTCACTTGTTCAGATGTCATATCTTGATAATGACTTTGTTCATTACTCTATTTTTAATCAAAAAATCCATCAATTCAGATATGTCATTTCACTTCAACAAGAAAAATGGATTAGAAAACATTTTAAAAAGAAATCAAATACTGATGCAGATGCTTTAGCAAGCTACCTTGCAACATTAACTCCAGATGATTATGATTTGTACCAATCTTCAAGATTACATAATAAAATTGGTCAACTGACGACAAGTACTGGGGTTTTAAAGCCAATTTATTCAGACAATATTCCTCAAAATAATTATAAAATATTGATACATTTTCATACGGAATTTATTTTAGATAGTACTGGTCATTTTGTGATGGCACTTGATGATGAAGTAGAAAATCGCAATAATTTAATAAATAGTGCTAGTTTTAACTATGCAAATCAAAATGATGACCTCCATAAATCTCTAGACATGGATCCTGTCAATATATATGATCCCTTACTTATCAAAAATGCTATTATAGATCACAATATTGCATTTATTGCCCCTAGTTTACTTGAACAAAAGGACAAAACAAACCCTGTCTACAGTCGAAATGGAAAATCATCCAAACAACTAACACGTAAAGCAATCAAAAAATTTAAAAAACTACTCAAACATTACCAAAAACAATTAAGAAGAAAACAAACAATAAGTCAACGAAAAACAGACTAA